Proteins encoded within one genomic window of Candidatus Omnitrophota bacterium:
- a CDS encoding PorT family protein codes for MHAGVMVLRGGKMRKFFGLVCAGLFVAGLSSFARAQDLSFGVKAGLNMANHTAPIEGDTYKMKTGVAIGGFAEYAIDDNLAIQPELIYTQKGLEYEYTSGGQIYKYKIKLDYIEIPLLLKYSISPGENVCPFVFAGPALGILMSAKSDSEDIKSICNSTDIGLVLGGGVEFESGVSIDLRYDMGMTKVWDVEGEDYKDKNIVISLMVGYKLPS; via the coding sequence ATGCATGCTGGCGTTATGGTATTGAGGGGAGGAAAAATGAGAAAATTTTTTGGTCTGGTTTGTGCGGGTTTGTTTGTCGCGGGACTTTCGTCGTTTGCAAGAGCGCAGGATTTGTCCTTTGGCGTAAAAGCGGGTTTAAACATGGCGAATCATACTGCTCCGATAGAAGGCGATACATACAAAATGAAAACAGGTGTTGCTATAGGTGGATTTGCGGAATATGCAATTGATGACAATCTTGCAATCCAACCGGAACTTATTTATACACAGAAAGGATTGGAGTACGAATATACTTCGGGGGGGCAAATATATAAATATAAAATCAAACTTGATTACATAGAGATTCCTCTTCTTCTGAAGTATTCAATTTCTCCCGGAGAAAATGTCTGTCCTTTTGTTTTCGCCGGTCCTGCTCTCGGAATTCTTATGTCCGCAAAATCAGATTCCGAAGATATTAAAAGCATTTGCAATTCAACGGATATCGGCCTTGTATTGGGTGGTGGTGTTGAATTTGAAAGCGGTGTTTCTATAGACCTTCGTTATGATATGGGAATGACAAAAGTTTGGGATGTTGAAGGAGAAGATTATAAAGATAAGAACATAGTAATTTCGCTTATGGTCGGATATAAACTTCCCAGCTAA
- a CDS encoding glutamine--tRNA ligase/YqeY domain fusion protein → MEEKKPAGVSSNFIHEIIERDIGQGLYGSKVHTRFPPEPNGYLHIGHAKSICLNFSTALKYKGLCNLRFDDTNPEKESAEYTESIMKDVRWLGFDWGERLFYTSDYFERLYEYAETLIRKGLAYADDQSGEEIRKNRGTLTEPGKDSPFRNRSADENLRLFHEMREGKYPDGAKVLRAKIDMSHPNITMRDPALYRIKRANHHRTADKWCVYPMYDFAHCLSDSIEGITHSICTLEFENNRPLYDWILSSAVIPEPPKQIEFARLNITHTVLSKRKLLRLVEENHVNGWDDPRMPTLSGLRRRGYTPEAIRDFCERIGVAKTNSTIDIALLEHCMREGLNRSAKRVMAVLDPVKVVIENYPDGKSEELEAVNNPDDEKAGTRKLPFSKEIYIERSDFMEDPPKKFFRLGPGREVRLKHAYYVKCESFTKDTEGKIAEIRCSYDPATRGGDSPDGRKVKGTLQWVSVAHAAPLEIRLYEHLFTSPEPESGDDDFVSKLNHDSLKIISGAVGEPGLGKVEEGETFQFLRTGYFCADKDSSPGKAVFNRTAALRDTWAKISGTKYSNP, encoded by the coding sequence ATGGAAGAAAAAAAACCGGCCGGCGTATCGTCCAATTTTATACACGAGATAATAGAAAGGGATATTGGGCAGGGCCTATACGGCTCAAAGGTGCACACGCGTTTTCCGCCCGAGCCCAACGGCTATCTTCACATAGGCCACGCCAAAAGCATCTGCCTGAATTTCTCAACGGCCCTGAAATACAAGGGCCTCTGCAATCTGCGCTTTGATGACACCAACCCGGAAAAGGAAAGCGCCGAATACACGGAATCCATAATGAAAGATGTGAGATGGCTGGGCTTTGACTGGGGTGAGCGGCTTTTTTACACATCGGACTATTTTGAGAGGCTTTATGAATACGCTGAAACCCTTATAAGGAAAGGCCTTGCCTATGCGGATGACCAGAGCGGGGAAGAAATAAGGAAAAACCGCGGCACGCTCACGGAGCCCGGCAAAGACAGCCCTTTCAGGAACAGGAGTGCTGATGAAAACCTGAGACTTTTTCACGAAATGCGCGAAGGAAAATATCCCGACGGGGCAAAAGTGCTCAGGGCGAAAATAGACATGTCCCATCCCAACATCACGATGAGGGATCCCGCGCTTTACCGCATCAAAAGGGCGAACCATCACAGAACCGCGGATAAATGGTGCGTGTATCCCATGTATGATTTCGCCCATTGCCTTTCGGATTCAATAGAAGGGATAACACATTCCATCTGCACGCTGGAATTTGAAAACAACAGGCCTCTTTACGACTGGATACTTTCCTCAGCGGTAATACCGGAGCCGCCGAAACAGATAGAATTCGCCCGGCTGAATATCACCCACACCGTTTTGAGCAAACGCAAGCTCCTGCGGCTCGTAGAAGAAAATCATGTCAATGGATGGGATGACCCGCGCATGCCTACGCTTTCGGGACTGCGCAGGCGCGGCTATACACCTGAGGCGATAAGGGATTTTTGCGAGAGAATAGGCGTGGCTAAAACAAACAGCACCATTGATATAGCTCTTCTGGAGCATTGTATGCGGGAAGGCCTGAACCGGAGCGCCAAACGCGTGATGGCGGTGCTGGATCCGGTGAAGGTCGTCATAGAAAATTATCCCGACGGGAAAAGTGAGGAGCTGGAAGCGGTCAACAATCCCGATGACGAAAAGGCCGGCACAAGAAAATTGCCTTTTTCAAAAGAGATCTATATAGAGCGCTCCGATTTCATGGAAGACCCGCCCAAAAAATTCTTCCGCCTGGGGCCGGGCCGCGAGGTGCGTCTCAAACACGCCTACTATGTAAAATGCGAAAGCTTCACAAAAGATACCGAGGGAAAAATCGCCGAGATCCGATGCAGCTATGATCCAGCCACGCGCGGGGGGGATTCTCCCGACGGAAGAAAAGTGAAGGGGACGCTCCAATGGGTTTCAGTCGCCCACGCGGCGCCTCTGGAAATACGGCTATACGAGCATCTGTTCACCTCACCCGAACCCGAAAGCGGTGATGATGATTTTGTGTCAAAGCTGAATCATGATTCCCTTAAAATCATTTCCGGCGCTGTGGGCGAACCCGGACTCGGCAAAGTTGAGGAAGGAGAAACCTTCCAGTTCCTGAGAACGGGTTATTTCTGCGCCGACAAAGATTCTTCTCCCGGCAAAGCCGTTTTCAACAGAACCGCTGCCCTTCGGGACACATGGGCAAAAATCAGCGGTACAAAATATTCTAATCCTTGA